The following proteins are co-located in the Microvirga ossetica genome:
- a CDS encoding phasin family protein: MPARHLGHTPPERANELFDKILATSDGAAKTRERLLTDLRDELELLANLQEQHLFPILQKHGMQDLLDGAISDNKETGSRLAELDAMPKNGSEFLGKVDELRRTFQKHIRDDRKELLPAILQVLSAEEAQAVADKVEDEVASFDEAREPELDGQAHDLRTVPEGVVEIIHAGTESAQAVTFGVHDISRECLRMSHRRLQTNIDGWTRLSQCRSLQDLATVQISLLQDNLEQTLSNGARLADLAVQLTETTAWKAAPGAQKTTPHSRDFA, translated from the coding sequence ATGCCCGCCAGACATTTAGGCCACACTCCGCCCGAGCGAGCCAACGAGCTGTTCGACAAAATCCTTGCGACCTCAGACGGTGCAGCCAAGACGCGCGAGCGTCTGCTGACGGATCTGAGAGACGAGCTGGAACTTCTTGCCAATCTGCAGGAGCAGCACCTGTTTCCGATCCTGCAGAAGCATGGGATGCAGGATCTGCTGGACGGCGCCATAAGCGACAACAAGGAGACCGGATCGCGTCTTGCTGAACTGGACGCGATGCCGAAGAACGGCAGCGAGTTTCTCGGCAAAGTCGACGAGTTGAGGCGCACCTTCCAGAAGCACATCCGCGACGACAGGAAGGAGCTTCTTCCGGCGATCCTTCAGGTTCTCAGCGCGGAAGAAGCCCAGGCGGTGGCGGATAAGGTCGAGGACGAGGTGGCAAGCTTCGACGAAGCGAGAGAGCCCGAGCTCGACGGGCAGGCTCACGATCTCCGGACGGTGCCCGAGGGCGTGGTCGAAATCATTCATGCGGGAACGGAAAGTGCCCAAGCCGTGACCTTCGGCGTGCACGACATTTCCCGGGAATGCCTTCGCATGTCGCATAGGCGCCTGCAGACCAACATCGATGGCTGGACCAGACTCTCGCAGTGCCGATCCCTGCAGGATCTCGCAACCGTGCAGATCTCGCTCCTCCAGGATAACCTTGAGCAGACTCTCAGCAACGGCGCGCGCCTCGCGGATCTTGCCGTTCAGCTCACCGAAACAACCGCCTGGAAAGCTGCGCCTGGAGCCCAGAAGACAACACCGCATTCCCGGGACTTCGCCTGA
- a CDS encoding IlvD/Edd family dehydratase: MSDDEKRQLRSQAWFGRQDKMGFYYRSFLKNSGFPQDQFEGKPVIGICNTWSELTPCNAHFRTIAEHVKYGVLDAGGFPLEFPVSSLGEVTMRPTAMLFRNLAAMDVEEAIRAHPLDGVVLLMGCDKTTPALLMGAASADLPTVGVSGGPQLRGVYRGKYIGSGTNIISMSEQLRAGEVTLQEFHEAEGGMNRSAGHCMTMGTGSTMASMVEALGVGLPENAAIPASDARRNHLARMAGRRIVDMVHEDLVLSKIMTRQAFENAIRTLAAIGGSTNAVVHLLAMAGRCGIDLTLEDFDRLGRDIHCLVDLMPSGRFLMEDFYYAGGLPVVLRTLGERGLLHKDALTANGKPIWENVKDAPCWNREVITTFEEPFKPEAGIAILKGNLAPNGAVIKPSAASPELMQHTGRAVVFETIEDLHHSIDDDDLDIDETCIMVLKNCGPKGYPGMAEVGNMPLPQKLLKKGIRDMIRISDARMSGTAYGTVVLHVAPEAAAGGPLALVQNGDLITLDVAARSLHLHVEAEEMERRRAAWVPPEPHATRGYAKLYIDHVLQADKGVDLDFLVGRTGSPVPRDNH, from the coding sequence ATGAGCGATGACGAAAAGCGCCAGTTGCGCAGCCAAGCCTGGTTCGGGCGCCAGGACAAGATGGGCTTCTATTACCGCTCCTTCCTGAAGAACAGCGGCTTCCCCCAGGATCAGTTCGAGGGCAAACCCGTCATCGGCATCTGCAACACCTGGTCCGAGCTGACCCCCTGCAACGCCCATTTCCGTACCATTGCCGAGCATGTGAAATACGGCGTGCTCGATGCCGGCGGCTTTCCGCTCGAGTTTCCCGTCTCGTCCCTCGGCGAGGTGACGATGCGGCCGACCGCCATGCTGTTCCGCAATCTCGCCGCCATGGACGTGGAGGAGGCGATTCGCGCCCATCCGCTTGACGGCGTGGTCCTCCTCATGGGCTGCGACAAGACCACCCCTGCCCTGCTCATGGGCGCGGCCTCCGCCGATCTGCCGACCGTCGGCGTGTCGGGCGGACCGCAGCTGCGCGGCGTCTATCGCGGCAAGTATATCGGCTCGGGCACCAACATCATCTCCATGAGCGAGCAGCTGCGCGCCGGCGAGGTGACGCTGCAGGAATTCCACGAGGCGGAAGGCGGCATGAACCGTTCCGCCGGGCACTGCATGACCATGGGCACCGGCTCGACTATGGCCTCCATGGTGGAAGCGCTGGGCGTGGGCCTGCCGGAGAACGCGGCGATCCCCGCAAGCGACGCGCGGCGCAACCACCTCGCCCGCATGGCCGGGCGTCGCATCGTCGACATGGTGCACGAGGATCTCGTGCTCTCGAAGATTATGACGCGTCAGGCTTTCGAGAATGCGATCCGCACGCTCGCCGCCATCGGCGGCTCGACCAACGCGGTCGTGCATCTTCTCGCCATGGCCGGGCGGTGCGGGATCGACCTGACCCTCGAAGATTTCGACAGGCTCGGACGCGACATCCACTGCCTGGTCGATCTCATGCCCTCCGGCCGCTTCCTCATGGAAGATTTCTACTATGCCGGCGGCCTGCCCGTCGTGCTGCGCACGCTGGGCGAACGCGGCCTGCTCCACAAAGATGCGCTCACCGCAAACGGCAAGCCGATCTGGGAGAACGTGAAGGACGCGCCCTGCTGGAACCGCGAGGTGATCACCACCTTCGAGGAGCCGTTCAAGCCGGAAGCCGGCATCGCGATCCTGAAGGGCAACCTTGCGCCGAACGGCGCGGTCATCAAGCCGTCGGCGGCTTCGCCCGAGCTGATGCAGCATACCGGCCGCGCGGTCGTGTTCGAGACCATCGAAGATCTGCACCACAGCATCGACGACGACGATCTCGACATCGACGAGACCTGCATCATGGTGCTCAAGAATTGCGGCCCCAAGGGCTATCCGGGCATGGCGGAAGTGGGCAACATGCCCCTGCCGCAGAAACTGCTCAAGAAGGGGATCCGCGACATGATCCGCATCTCGGACGCACGCATGTCCGGAACGGCCTACGGCACCGTGGTGCTGCATGTCGCCCCCGAGGCCGCCGCCGGCGGGCCGCTGGCGCTGGTGCAGAACGGTGACCTGATCACCCTCGACGTGGCAGCGCGTAGCCTGCATCTTCATGTGGAGGCCGAGGAAATGGAGCGCCGGCGCGCCGCCTGGGTTCCGCCGGAGCCACATGCGACGCGAGGCTATGCCAAGCTCTATATCGACCATGTTCTGCAAGCCGACAAAGGTGTCGATCTGGACTTTCTCGTCGGACGCACGGGCTCGCCCGTTCCACGAGACAACCACTGA
- a CDS encoding dihydrodipicolinate synthase family protein — protein MSLSGKTSTRPYRGVFPVAPTIFDDGGKLDLEGQKRAIDFMIDAGSDGICILANFSEQFVLTDGERESVMTTVLDHVAGRVPVIVTTSHFSTEICAERSRRAEAAGASMVMIMPPFFGATLRVSEAGIYDFFRKVSDAIGIPIMIQDAPMAGTPLSAPFLARMAKEIANVSYFKIEIAGTAAKLRDLIALGQDAIEGPWDGEEAITLIADLDAGATGAMTGGAYPDGIRQIIDPYFAGDKEKAAAAYERWLPLINYENRQCGLLAAKVLMKEGGVIRSEAVRHPLMPLHPETRKGLIEVARRVDPLVLRWGR, from the coding sequence ATGTCCTTATCCGGCAAGACGTCCACGCGCCCCTATCGCGGCGTGTTTCCAGTTGCCCCAACGATTTTCGATGACGGCGGAAAGCTCGATCTCGAAGGCCAGAAGCGCGCCATCGACTTCATGATCGATGCGGGATCGGACGGCATCTGCATCCTGGCGAATTTTTCCGAGCAGTTCGTTCTGACCGACGGCGAGCGCGAGAGCGTGATGACGACCGTGCTCGATCATGTGGCGGGCCGGGTTCCGGTCATCGTCACGACGAGCCACTTCTCGACCGAGATCTGCGCCGAGCGCAGCCGGCGCGCCGAAGCCGCCGGTGCGTCGATGGTCATGATCATGCCGCCCTTCTTCGGTGCGACGCTGCGGGTTTCCGAGGCCGGGATCTACGACTTCTTCCGCAAGGTCTCCGATGCCATCGGCATTCCGATCATGATCCAGGATGCGCCCATGGCCGGCACTCCCCTGTCGGCGCCCTTCCTGGCACGCATGGCGAAGGAGATCGCCAACGTCTCCTACTTCAAGATCGAGATCGCCGGCACGGCCGCGAAGCTGCGTGATCTCATCGCGCTTGGGCAGGATGCCATCGAAGGGCCATGGGACGGCGAGGAAGCGATCACGTTGATAGCCGATCTCGATGCCGGCGCCACCGGCGCCATGACAGGCGGAGCCTATCCGGACGGCATCCGCCAGATCATCGACCCCTATTTTGCCGGCGACAAGGAAAAGGCTGCGGCGGCCTATGAGCGCTGGCTGCCGCTCATCAATTACGAGAACAGGCAGTGCGGGCTTCTGGCCGCCAAGGTGCTCATGAAGGAAGGCGGCGTCATCCGGTCGGAAGCGGTCCGTCATCCGCTGATGCCGCTGCACCCGGAAACGCGCAAGGGCCTGATCGAGGTGGCGCGCCGTGTCGACCCGCTGGTGCTGCGCTGGGGGCGGTAA
- a CDS encoding ATP-binding cassette domain-containing protein encodes MSLLVLQDVGKEFGAIRALSHVNLTIKPGEVVGLMGDNGAGKSTLVKIIAGNFPPSHGRVLFEDREVHFTRPIDARSVGIEVVYQDLALADNLTAAANVFLGRELRRKVGPFSFLDHAGMNRRTAELFRELKSETRPDDVVRAMSGGQRQAVAIARTRLAKAKLILMDEPTAAISVRQVAEVLDLIRRLKDAGIAVILISHRMPDVFSVCERVIVMRRGTKVADKPIAQSSPEEVTALITGAKEAA; translated from the coding sequence GTGTCGCTCCTCGTCCTGCAGGATGTCGGGAAGGAATTCGGCGCCATCCGCGCCTTGTCCCACGTCAATCTCACGATCAAGCCTGGCGAGGTCGTCGGCCTCATGGGCGACAACGGCGCCGGCAAGTCGACGCTGGTGAAGATCATCGCGGGCAACTTCCCGCCGTCGCATGGCCGGGTCCTGTTCGAGGATCGGGAGGTTCACTTCACCAGGCCGATCGACGCCCGCTCCGTCGGGATCGAGGTGGTCTATCAGGATCTGGCTCTCGCCGACAACCTGACGGCAGCGGCCAACGTATTTCTCGGACGCGAATTGCGGCGCAAGGTCGGCCCGTTCTCGTTTCTCGATCATGCAGGCATGAACCGGCGGACTGCAGAACTCTTTCGCGAGCTCAAGTCCGAGACGCGCCCCGACGATGTGGTCAGGGCGATGTCGGGCGGGCAGCGGCAGGCGGTCGCGATCGCCCGGACGCGGCTTGCCAAGGCCAAGCTCATTCTCATGGACGAACCGACCGCGGCGATCTCGGTCCGTCAGGTCGCCGAGGTCCTCGACCTTATCCGCCGTCTCAAAGATGCCGGCATCGCCGTCATCCTGATTTCGCACCGCATGCCGGACGTCTTCTCGGTCTGCGAGCGGGTGATCGTGATGCGGCGCGGCACCAAGGTCGCCGACAAGCCGATCGCCCAATCGAGCCCCGAGGAAGTCACTGCGCTGATTACGGGCGCCAAGGAAGCCGCGTGA
- the ytfR gene encoding galactofuranose ABC transporter, ATP-binding protein YtfR yields the protein MPSTTEQPQLLEIRGLTKGFPGVQALDHVDFTLHAGQIHGLLGENGAGKSTLIKVLTGVFKRDAGTIRLDGQDINARDPADALSLGIGTVYQEVNLLPNLSVAENLFIGRQPHRFGLVRTGEMRRRSEELLAGYGLDIDVANPLSTYSVAVQQIVAIARAVDLSAKVLILDEPTASLDAHEVETLFKILRDLKSRGIGIVFVTHFLDQVYAVCDRITVLRNGRLVGSRPISELPRIELVSMMLGRELAAEALHRNQRKAVTGEPLVAFKDYGKRRLLEPFDLAVRPGEVVGLAGLLGSGRTETAKLVFGIERADSGQAFVDGKPVRIATPRDAARLRFGFTPEDRKTEGIVAELSVRENIILALQAQRGWLRLLPKRRQDEIADRFIKLLDIRTPDAEKPIGLLSGGNQQKALLARWLATEPRFLILDEPTRGIDVGAHAEIIRLIERLCEDGLALLVISSELEEIASYSDRVVVLRDRKHVRELSGDEVSADTIMTTIAGH from the coding sequence ATGCCATCGACGACGGAACAGCCTCAGCTGCTTGAGATCAGAGGCCTCACGAAGGGCTTTCCGGGGGTGCAGGCCCTCGACCATGTGGACTTCACCCTGCATGCCGGCCAAATCCACGGTCTCCTGGGTGAGAACGGCGCCGGCAAGTCGACGCTGATCAAGGTGCTTACGGGCGTGTTCAAGCGCGATGCCGGCACCATTCGCCTCGACGGGCAGGACATCAACGCGCGCGATCCGGCCGACGCGCTCTCGCTTGGCATCGGCACCGTCTATCAGGAGGTGAATCTGCTGCCGAACCTGTCGGTGGCGGAAAACCTCTTCATCGGCCGTCAGCCGCACCGCTTCGGCCTCGTGCGCACCGGCGAGATGCGCCGCCGCTCCGAGGAGCTTCTGGCAGGCTATGGCCTCGACATCGACGTCGCCAATCCCCTGAGCACCTACTCGGTGGCCGTCCAGCAGATCGTCGCCATCGCGCGCGCCGTCGATCTCTCGGCCAAGGTGCTCATCCTCGACGAGCCGACGGCGAGCCTCGACGCGCACGAGGTCGAGACGCTTTTCAAGATCCTGAGGGATCTCAAGAGCCGCGGCATCGGCATCGTCTTCGTCACCCACTTCCTCGACCAGGTCTATGCGGTCTGCGACCGGATCACCGTGCTGCGCAATGGGCGCCTCGTCGGATCGCGCCCGATTTCCGAACTGCCGCGCATCGAGCTCGTATCGATGATGCTCGGCCGCGAGCTCGCGGCGGAAGCGCTCCACCGCAACCAGCGCAAAGCCGTCACCGGCGAGCCGCTGGTCGCGTTCAAGGATTACGGCAAACGCCGCCTCCTGGAGCCGTTCGATCTGGCGGTCCGTCCCGGCGAGGTGGTGGGTCTCGCGGGCCTTCTCGGCTCCGGCCGTACGGAAACGGCGAAGCTCGTCTTCGGCATCGAGCGTGCCGACAGCGGCCAGGCCTTCGTCGACGGCAAGCCCGTGCGCATCGCGACGCCGCGAGATGCCGCGCGCCTGCGGTTCGGGTTCACGCCCGAGGATCGCAAGACGGAGGGCATCGTCGCGGAACTCTCGGTGCGGGAAAACATCATCCTGGCGCTCCAGGCGCAGCGCGGGTGGCTGCGCCTGCTCCCGAAGCGCAGGCAGGACGAGATCGCGGACCGCTTCATCAAGCTTCTCGACATCCGCACGCCGGATGCGGAAAAGCCCATCGGCCTTCTCTCCGGCGGCAATCAGCAGAAGGCGCTGCTTGCGCGCTGGCTTGCCACCGAGCCGCGCTTCCTCATTCTCGACGAGCCGACCCGCGGCATCGACGTCGGCGCCCATGCCGAGATCATCCGCCTGATCGAGCGCCTGTGCGAGGACGGGCTTGCCCTTCTCGTCATCTCGTCGGAGCTTGAGGAGATCGCCTCCTACAGCGACCGGGTCGTCGTTCTGCGCGACCGGAAGCACGTGCGTGAACTCTCCGGCGACGAGGTCAGTGCCGATACCATCATGACAACCATCGCAGGCCATTGA
- the ytfQ gene encoding galactofuranose ABC transporter, galactofuranose-binding protein YtfQ, with translation MKARHLLTTIGMAALMLSSGAAYAQNKMTIGFSQVGSESGWRAAETKVSKIEAEKRGVDLKISDAQQKQENQIRAVRSFIAQGVDAIFIAPVVSTGWDAVLKEAKDAKIPVVLLDRSIDTKDESLYLTAVTSDTVYEGKVAGEWLAKETGGKCNVVELQGTVGSSPAINRKKGFDQVVAANPGMKIVRTQSGDFTRTKGKEVMESFIKAEGGGKNICAVYAHNDDMAIGAIQAIKEAGLKPGKDIKIVSIDAVPDIFKAMADGEANVTVELTPNMAGPALDALAAFKKDGTAPKKWIQTESKVYTPETAKAEYDKRKDLY, from the coding sequence ATGAAGGCCCGTCATCTTCTGACGACTATCGGCATGGCCGCGCTGATGTTGTCCTCAGGCGCCGCTTACGCTCAGAACAAAATGACCATTGGATTCTCGCAGGTCGGATCGGAATCCGGCTGGCGCGCCGCCGAGACGAAGGTCTCGAAGATCGAGGCCGAGAAGCGTGGCGTGGATCTCAAGATCTCCGACGCACAGCAGAAGCAGGAAAACCAGATCCGCGCCGTGCGCTCTTTCATCGCCCAAGGCGTCGACGCCATCTTCATCGCGCCGGTCGTCTCGACGGGCTGGGACGCAGTTCTCAAAGAGGCCAAGGACGCCAAGATCCCGGTGGTCCTGCTCGACCGTTCCATCGATACGAAGGACGAGTCGCTCTACCTCACCGCCGTGACCTCCGACACCGTGTACGAGGGCAAGGTAGCCGGCGAATGGCTGGCGAAGGAGACCGGCGGCAAGTGCAACGTGGTCGAGCTTCAGGGCACCGTCGGCTCGAGCCCGGCGATCAACCGCAAGAAGGGCTTCGATCAGGTCGTCGCGGCCAACCCCGGCATGAAGATCGTCCGCACCCAGTCCGGTGACTTTACCCGCACCAAGGGCAAGGAAGTGATGGAAAGCTTCATCAAGGCCGAGGGCGGCGGCAAGAACATCTGCGCCGTCTACGCGCATAACGACGACATGGCGATCGGCGCCATCCAGGCGATCAAGGAAGCGGGCCTGAAGCCGGGCAAGGACATCAAGATCGTCTCCATCGATGCCGTGCCGGATATCTTCAAGGCGATGGCCGATGGCGAGGCCAACGTCACGGTCGAGCTGACGCCGAACATGGCGGGCCCGGCGCTCGATGCGCTCGCGGCCTTCAAGAAGGACGGCACGGCGCCCAAGAAGTGGATCCAGACGGAATCCAAGGTCTACACACCCGAGACGGCAAAGGCCGAATACGACAAGCGCAAGGACCTCTACTGA
- a CDS encoding ABC transporter permease, translating into MSELSPATGTETDTFSNVGRTRWWRRGFFASQTAYVAAALIAIMIVMSFLSSAFLSPGNLANVAKNFSFVGIVTLGVTLVIVTGGIDLSVGSTMALSAITCAIVMQALSGTVFDGIPLAGMIVSLGAGLGVALLIGLANGLLIARVGLSPFVTTLGMLSIVRGLAYAVTEGRGQAPTGPDVDLFYGITDGNLAGIPVAVIYLLVLAAIMGVVLHHTAFGRHVFALGGNEKAAALTGIAVERVKIAVYAISALAAGFAGILMVGWLGSAPANLATGYELTIIAAAVIGGANLNGGIGGPAGAVIGALLIEVIRNGLVLAGINAYWQIVLVGAIIILAVLVDRLRTLRMTS; encoded by the coding sequence ATGAGCGAACTCTCCCCGGCAACCGGCACCGAAACGGACACCTTTTCGAATGTGGGGCGCACACGCTGGTGGCGTCGCGGATTCTTCGCAAGCCAGACCGCCTATGTCGCGGCAGCTCTCATCGCGATCATGATCGTGATGTCCTTCCTGAGCTCGGCCTTTCTCAGCCCGGGCAACCTGGCGAACGTCGCCAAGAACTTCTCCTTCGTCGGCATCGTGACGCTCGGCGTTACGCTGGTGATCGTCACCGGCGGCATCGATCTGTCCGTCGGCTCGACCATGGCGCTCTCGGCCATCACCTGCGCCATCGTCATGCAGGCATTGAGCGGCACGGTCTTCGACGGCATTCCGCTCGCCGGCATGATCGTCTCGCTCGGCGCCGGTCTCGGTGTGGCGCTGCTGATCGGCCTTGCCAACGGCCTGCTGATCGCACGCGTTGGCTTGTCACCCTTCGTGACGACGCTCGGCATGCTCTCCATCGTGCGTGGCCTCGCCTATGCGGTCACCGAGGGGCGCGGACAGGCGCCGACCGGTCCCGATGTGGATCTCTTCTACGGTATCACCGACGGCAATCTCGCCGGCATTCCTGTCGCCGTCATCTATCTGCTCGTGCTCGCCGCGATCATGGGCGTGGTCCTTCATCACACGGCGTTCGGACGCCACGTCTTCGCGCTCGGCGGCAACGAAAAGGCTGCGGCGCTGACCGGCATCGCCGTGGAGCGGGTGAAGATCGCCGTCTATGCGATCTCCGCACTCGCCGCGGGCTTTGCCGGCATCCTGATGGTGGGCTGGCTCGGCTCGGCCCCGGCCAATCTGGCCACGGGTTACGAACTGACGATCATCGCCGCGGCTGTCATCGGCGGCGCCAACCTCAACGGCGGCATCGGCGGACCGGCGGGCGCGGTGATCGGCGCTCTTCTCATCGAGGTCATCCGCAACGGGCTCGTGCTCGCGGGCATCAATGCGTATTGGCAGATCGTGCTGGTCGGCGCGATCATCATCCTCGCGGTCCTCGTCGACCGCCTGCGGACGCTGCGCATGACATCTTGA
- the ytfT gene encoding galactofuranose ABC transporter, ATP-binding protein YtfT, producing the protein MSGMIQANVPRTLPKGLPQVAALLIVFLVNWLVFRDFFALRLQDGRLFGSLIDVLNRGAPVAILALGMTLVIATRGIDLSVGAVMAIAGAMAATLTAQGYPLPVALAAAVGVGLACGLWNGFLVAVLEIQPFVATLILMVAGRGFAQLITEGQIITFVSEGFAAIGGGSFLMLPMAVVIAIVMLIITHFIVRYTALGLFIESIGANVRSSAYAGIGTKVVTIAVYMWCGLCAAIAGLIVTADIRGADANNAGLWLELDAILAVVIGGTSLFGGRFSLGLSVVGALIIQAMNTGILLSGYPPEYNLIVKAIVVLAVLLAQSPVLSAVRSVWRAKA; encoded by the coding sequence ATGAGCGGCATGATCCAGGCCAATGTTCCGCGCACGCTTCCCAAGGGGCTTCCGCAGGTTGCTGCGCTCCTCATCGTCTTTCTCGTCAACTGGCTCGTCTTCCGCGACTTCTTCGCCCTGCGCCTGCAGGACGGGCGCCTCTTCGGCAGCCTCATCGACGTGCTGAACCGCGGCGCTCCGGTCGCCATCCTCGCTCTGGGGATGACGCTCGTCATCGCCACCCGCGGCATCGATCTGTCCGTCGGCGCCGTCATGGCGATTGCCGGCGCGATGGCGGCGACCTTGACGGCGCAGGGCTATCCGCTGCCCGTTGCGCTCGCCGCTGCCGTAGGGGTTGGCCTCGCCTGCGGCCTGTGGAACGGTTTTCTCGTTGCGGTTCTCGAAATCCAGCCCTTCGTGGCAACGCTGATCCTGATGGTGGCGGGCCGTGGCTTCGCGCAGCTGATCACGGAAGGGCAGATCATCACCTTCGTGAGCGAGGGCTTTGCCGCCATCGGTGGCGGCTCCTTCCTGATGCTGCCGATGGCGGTGGTGATCGCCATCGTGATGCTGATCATCACCCACTTCATCGTGCGATATACGGCATTGGGTCTCTTCATCGAATCCATCGGCGCCAATGTCCGCTCGAGCGCTTATGCCGGCATCGGCACCAAGGTCGTGACCATCGCCGTCTATATGTGGTGCGGCCTGTGCGCGGCCATTGCCGGTCTGATCGTGACGGCTGACATCCGCGGCGCCGATGCCAACAATGCCGGGCTCTGGCTCGAGCTCGATGCGATCCTCGCCGTGGTGATCGGCGGCACATCGCTCTTCGGCGGCCGCTTCAGCCTGGGCCTTTCGGTCGTCGGCGCCCTGATCATCCAGGCGATGAACACCGGCATCCTGCTGAGCGGCTACCCGCCGGAATACAACCTCATCGTGAAAGCCATCGTGGTGCTCGCCGTGCTTCTCGCCCAATCGCCCGTTCTGTCGGCCGTCCGTTCGGTCTGGAGGGCCAAGGCATGA
- a CDS encoding sugar-binding protein yields MKRLILAAVAVAALTAPAAAQTLKFAIVPKAMNNPYFDLSRDGCIKRAKELGNIECIYKGPVEHEPASQAQIIQDLISQKVDGIAISVSDAAAAVRVIKAARDAGIPVITFDADAPASARQAHVGTDNRAMGRALGEELLKLRPEGGKYAMVSGGPAAANLKDRVEGVRDALKGSKWTEVSGSPTYCNDDLALAVQQMQDLKTANPDLAAIVPVGGWPMFVPEAYKSFVNKNKSAMDQGKFSLVVADTLKVQLELLRDGYANALVGQRPYEMGEKAMDILLQLKKGEKVQDIIYAGIDRVTKDNVGSMLK; encoded by the coding sequence ATGAAACGCCTGATCCTTGCCGCCGTCGCCGTTGCGGCGCTGACCGCTCCCGCAGCGGCTCAGACCCTCAAGTTCGCCATCGTTCCGAAGGCGATGAACAACCCCTATTTCGACCTCTCCCGCGACGGCTGCATCAAGCGCGCGAAGGAACTCGGCAACATCGAATGCATCTACAAAGGCCCTGTCGAGCATGAGCCGGCAAGCCAGGCGCAGATCATCCAGGATCTGATCAGCCAGAAGGTCGACGGCATCGCCATCTCCGTCTCGGATGCAGCAGCAGCCGTGCGCGTGATCAAGGCTGCGCGCGATGCCGGCATTCCGGTCATCACCTTCGATGCCGATGCCCCCGCCTCCGCGCGCCAGGCGCATGTAGGCACCGACAACCGCGCCATGGGGCGCGCGCTCGGCGAGGAGCTCCTGAAGCTGCGGCCGGAGGGTGGCAAATACGCCATGGTGTCCGGCGGTCCTGCCGCCGCCAACCTGAAGGACCGCGTCGAGGGCGTGCGCGATGCGTTGAAGGGATCCAAGTGGACGGAAGTGTCCGGCTCTCCCACCTATTGCAACGACGATCTCGCACTCGCCGTGCAGCAGATGCAGGACCTGAAGACCGCCAATCCGGACCTCGCCGCCATCGTTCCCGTCGGCGGCTGGCCGATGTTCGTTCCCGAGGCCTACAAGAGCTTCGTGAACAAGAACAAGAGCGCCATGGACCAGGGCAAGTTCTCGCTCGTGGTAGCGGATACCCTGAAGGTGCAGCTCGAGCTCCTGCGCGACGGCTATGCCAATGCGCTCGTCGGCCAGCGCCCCTACGAGATGGGCGAGAAGGCCATGGACATCCTGCTGCAGCTCAAGAAGGGCGAGAAGGTCCAGGACATCATCTATGCCGGCATCGACCGGGTGACGAAGGACAATGTCGGATCGATGCTGAAATAA
- a CDS encoding FadR/GntR family transcriptional regulator has protein sequence MSQVKPMEPRRLYQHLADRIRGLIHEGAFPPGNRLPAERDLAQQLGVSRPSLREALIALEIDGSVEIRSGSGIYVCMPEERPESLTRSMGESPSELMDARAAIEGTVVALACARMTREGLDAVQTTIVAMRADIAKGRDPLDQDRQFHLILAGLSGNSVLLRIVRDLFDERHSPISSHLSVRFDSRESWRAALAEHEAVYAALEASDSLLAQAAMRIHLDASKRRWVGG, from the coding sequence ATGTCGCAGGTCAAGCCAATGGAGCCCAGGCGTCTCTATCAGCATCTGGCTGACCGCATTCGAGGCCTGATCCACGAAGGGGCCTTTCCGCCCGGCAACCGCCTTCCCGCTGAGCGGGATCTCGCCCAGCAGCTTGGCGTCTCGCGTCCCTCCTTAAGGGAAGCGCTCATCGCGCTCGAGATCGACGGCAGCGTCGAGATCCGGTCCGGCTCCGGAATCTATGTCTGCATGCCGGAGGAGCGGCCGGAGAGCCTGACGCGGTCGATGGGGGAAAGTCCGTCGGAGCTGATGGATGCGCGGGCGGCCATCGAGGGAACGGTCGTCGCCTTGGCCTGCGCACGGATGACCCGCGAGGGCCTCGACGCCGTTCAGACGACGATCGTGGCGATGCGGGCCGATATCGCGAAGGGACGCGATCCGCTCGATCAGGATCGCCAGTTCCACCTGATTCTTGCGGGCCTGTCCGGCAATTCGGTGCTCCTGCGGATCGTTCGCGATCTCTTCGACGAGCGCCATAGCCCGATTTCGAGCCATCTCAGCGTCCGGTTCGACAGCCGCGAGAGCTGGCGCGCAGCGCTTGCGGAACATGAGGCGGTCTACGCCGCGCTGGAGGCATCGGACTCGCTTCTGGCGCAGGCGGCGATGCGGATCCATCTCGACGCCTCGAAAAGGCGATGGGTTGGGGGATGA